AGAAACGTGAGATTCATACTTTGACCAACAATGCACGTTGCCAATCTTGATTTTCTTTGTTCAAATCATTAACCCTCATTTGGTGAAGGTGACCCAATTACTTCCAAATACATACGTGGCAAGGAAaatacattcatataaattcaTATTCTAAATAATAGAGACATAAAATTTCATATATCTACAATATATATCTATATGAATTCAGTTCAAGCCATTACAAGTTCCAACAAGTGTTGGAAATAAGATTTCCAACTCCATCTAGTCTTTTGGAACTACTGTTCAATAGAAAAACTTTACAGTGACTACCATTTCTCATATTTATGTCAAATCCATCAATCACGCCCATTGAATTTTTCCTTGTTATTTTTTCCATTCCGCTCCATCGCATCGAGACGACTTCATTACCAATAAACTAAAGCTTTGTAATTACTACAACTTAACAGAATAACACGCTCCGATGGCACATCCAACTAGTGATAGAAAATGTCTCAAAAAGCAGAGTTAATGGTTGCCTAGTCTTATAATGGAATTTCTTGTGTAAAGGATTATACAAGCATGTCACCATCTAAGCATCACCAATGCTCATTCAGATTCCACTTTGTAGCAAGTATTTAACTTTGGGAGGAAAAAAGTAGATTGATCAACAACAAAATTGTTgagggtaaaaaaaaaaaagaaaattttacttCATCATATCATAAATATTGAGGAAATCACACATAAAAACAATtcccatataaaaaaaaaatgtaagaaAAATCTAGAATGTGGTCAAGGACTAATTGCAAACAACATGCTTACAGTGTGGAAGCATTCAGGTTTAGAGACCTGGCTATTCTGGAGAGCTACACCTGATTCTTCCATTAATGAACTTGACTCCTTCCAATCTGCAGGAAATTAATCAGTGATGCTTCAAAGAATTGGAGAGCACAGGGAAGCCTCCTAGTGACCGGCACCACATCCACCCAAACACCCCACAAAAAATTCAAAGAATTGTGTCCTAGTTCATAATCTGGCAAAACTCATCCCCACCATTGTTACTGGCATCTCCTTCTCAAGAGCTGAGATACAGGGTACCCTTCAAAGAAATCCAACACAGCACTCTCCAAATCCTCAACTGAATACTTCATATAGTTCTCCGGGTGCTTTCCGCTTTCTATATGACTCCTGTACCTCCCAAGAAATGACCTGTAAGCCGGAATCAACTTCTCGGATATCGATATTCGAAGCTCCTCCCTCAGTTGATTATCCGGCACCAGCCATGTTGCTTGAGTCCTATGAACCTCTTCAAGCATAGCATTGAAGGTTTTAAACCTTTCCCTTAAAACACTCTTTGAAACCCCAGAAGAGAAACTCCCACTCACATGTAAGCCCTCATCTCTCAAGCAATACAACACTCTCACCCAAGTAGCTCTCTGGTAACTGGTAGCTGCCTGCCTGAGTTTCCCTGTTAGTTTCCTCAAGTAATCATCACCTATCATTTCTCTCAATTCTGGTGACCCTTTTACTTTTTGAACAATATAGTGAATATTATTCATCATAAAAAGGTGAGCTAATGATACATCTTTGTAATGCTTGGACTTGCCATCCAAATTGAATTGCAGAATTACAATAATCCAAATCAAATGAATGGCCAATGGAGTTTTACCCTCTAGCTCAGCAAATTCCATATCTGGGGTTGTTGAATCACCAGAATATCTTGACCCAGTTGATGGTTTTGACAAAATAAGCTCGATCAAGGTCTGTTTATAATCTGAAATCAAACTGATATAATTCATCACATACCTTGTCAAGGGATGAATTGTCCCTCCAGGCACTGGAACCAACGAAGGCTCCCGCAGAACAGCATTTTCAAACTCTGATAAAATCCCTCTTGCAGCCTCAGCCAATCTTGACAATATCTCTGCAGCTTGGACTCGAATTGAATCAGCTGATTTCGATTCGAAAACCACCTCAATATCAGGCATCAAGTCCATTAAAGTATCATGTAAGTCCAAAATCTTGAACATTTTCTCAGGAGATCTCCTGCTTATACTTATAGCTTCAGCAAAATTGAAAAGCTGAATTGCTGGACCCTTAACAGTCTCCATGAAACAAGCATCATCCACAGCTGTTCCAATCCCATAAAAAATCTGCTCGCAGAGCCTCTTCTCGCTAGAGAACAAAATCCTAATACAGACCTTAGCCGCCCTTATCCAACGCCTGATTTTAGTCTCCAAAGCATCCCACTCGAGTCTCTGTATATCCCCAATGCTCAGCTTCTCAAACCCGAGTCTCTTAAAATTTGAGTCCACAGCAGATTTTCGAACACCTCCGTACACCTGTATACACTCTCGCAAGTACCCAGCAGAAATCATGCGCTTGGCAATTGACTGGAGATCACACACTGCTTCCTGTGGAATCAGATCGATCTCGCGAATACTGCTAGTGGATCGATAGCTCGCACTGCTGTTACTCGTAGA
This sequence is a window from Manihot esculenta cultivar AM560-2 chromosome 4, M.esculenta_v8, whole genome shotgun sequence. Protein-coding genes within it:
- the LOC110613557 gene encoding exocyst complex component EXO70A1, which translates into the protein MEPPENSNASGGAVAFEDAQKIILRWDSTVSEEARERMIFEGDRDEVDRYLKAVDDIQKSMSSTSISDDQDKVNSTTIQIAMARLEDEFRNILLNHTTPVELDSLAAADPSSSVHSSAAGEYEEDDHAGDDDIQDQIQRADSSTSNSSASYRSTSSIREIDLIPQEAVCDLQSIAKRMISAGYLRECIQVYGGVRKSAVDSNFKRLGFEKLSIGDIQRLEWDALETKIRRWIRAAKVCIRILFSSEKRLCEQIFYGIGTAVDDACFMETVKGPAIQLFNFAEAISISRRSPEKMFKILDLHDTLMDLMPDIEVVFESKSADSIRVQAAEILSRLAEAARGILSEFENAVLREPSLVPVPGGTIHPLTRYVMNYISLISDYKQTLIELILSKPSTGSRYSGDSTTPDMEFAELEGKTPLAIHLIWIIVILQFNLDGKSKHYKDVSLAHLFMMNNIHYIVQKVKGSPELREMIGDDYLRKLTGKLRQAATSYQRATWVRVLYCLRDEGLHVSGSFSSGVSKSVLRERFKTFNAMLEEVHRTQATWLVPDNQLREELRISISEKLIPAYRSFLGRYRSHIESGKHPENYMKYSVEDLESAVLDFFEGYPVSQLLRRRCQ